The following nucleotide sequence is from Sulfolobales archaeon.
AATTACTTTGACCTTATCTAAGTTCCTTTCAAGCCAATCAGGCTCTACAATTGGAGACTCATGTATGCTTGACATTTTCTAATATCACCAGATATTATTTACTAGAAGGTTAATAAATACATATTCTCAGTAATTTTATTTATTCGAAAATAAAATGATCTTTGCTTCACTGAGATCTACCAAGAATCTTTAGCTTATAAGTCCTAGAAACACTATATCATATGATATAAAATGCCTGGTAAGAAGGCACCTTCAGGGCTATACGCTGCTAGAAAGCTGGAAAGAAAGAGGCTTAAGTTTAGATGGAGTCAGAGGGACTTCAGAGTTAGAATGCTAAGACTTAAAGAGAAATACGATCCTCTTGAGGGGGCTCCAATGGCTAGGGGTATAGTACTTGAAAAGGTTGGTATCGAATCCAGACAGCCTAATTCAGCCCTGAGGAAATGTGTTAGGGTGCAGTTGGTTAAAAACGGTAAGGTTGTAACAGCATTCGTTCCAAAGGATGGGGGTATCACGTTTATAGATGAGCATGACGAGGTAATTATAGCTGGGATCGGTGGCACCAGGGGTAAATCCATGGGAGATCTTCCAGGTGTTAAGTATAAAGTTATAATGGTTAATGGGGTTTCCTTAGACGCCCTTTTAAAGGGTAAAAAGCAGAAGCCCACAAGATAAGCTGTGGCCGGAAAACCAATTGATCTAGTCACTAACTGTGGAACCCTTATTATGGTGATTATGCTCTAAAATAAGGGGTTGATCTATATTTGCTTCCCCCGATTTATAGCTTTTTTACTATGCACTAGAAAAGTGGTAACAATATGTCTATTTAACAGCTAAACATCTTCCTCCAAGCTTTTCTCATTTGCCTCCTGCCTGTCCACTAGATCTTTGGAAACATATATAGGGCTTCCTATTAAATATGCTAGAAATATTGCGTGGCTAGGTATCATTCTCTTTACAAATGTGAATCCAGATCCCTTTATATATACCTTAGCTGTATAGAGATGCGTCTCTTCACTTACCTCGTCAACAACAACCTTCTCTATCCTATTCCTCAAGACCTCCAGCTCACTGAATATTGTGAGAAGTTCGAAAAGCGTCTCTCTATTATTCTCTATCCCATGCCCCTTTAACTTATTCATAGCAAGTACAATCTCTATCGGAACTAGATAGAGGTTGAAGAGCCTGCCATCCTCTAGAGTGCATTGAAGAACCGTATATGGGTTGAAGCCCTCAGCATAGCTTACATATGCATCTACATCAACCACCTTTAATAGCTCATCCGTCAATGGGGCACCTCTATAGATGATGCCGTGGGGAGGTTAATAAGGTAGATGGTGCGTTAATATAATGCCTATACCGAGGAGCGACTCTCTTTAGAATTTTATCTTATAGCTATATAGCTGTCTTTTTAAAATTAAGGGTAAGCTGGGTGGGCTAGAAGTGCTTTAATGGTATCTGTATAGTGGCCCTTGTGATGCCCAGTAATTATGGATCAAAAAGTATTTAGGAATAGGTACTATTAATTTTTGATCTTATATTTATTTTTGGCTAAGAGCTACTGTTGTCAATTGTAATTGCGAATTCTAGCTCTTCTCCAGCCTCTTACCTTCTACAACTACCATTGTAAGTGTTGATTTGACCTTAGGCAGCTTCCTAATACTTGTTGTGACGATTGTTTTAAGAGACTCTATATCGGGAGCTCTTATCTTTGCTACTACATCATATACTCCATAGACTACATATGCTTCTTCAACCCCCTCGACCTCCATTAAGGCTTTTAAAACATCGCTTTCTCCACCAACTTCTGTGTTTATAAGCACAAATGCCTCTGCCATCTTTAACACCTCTACCTAATATTTATACAGCCTTATATACCTATATTTCAGATCTTAGATGGTATATTCATTGGTAAAACCTAGAGGGAGCATTTATATTATTTATACCGATTGTGGTGCATACTACCATCAATAGCTCCTCTATGTTGATTGCCTTTGATGCTGAGATCCAGGAGAATTTATGGGGTTTGAAGCCTCTGGATTCCATAGCTCCTCTAACTAGATCCTCGATCTCTTTCCTTCTATCTATCCCTTCTAATAGATCTATTTTGTTGAAGGCTATAACCATGGGCTTATCAACAACACCGATCTTTTCTAGAAGATCTAGCGCTGTATCTACCTTTTCCAGCATCTCCTCAGGCGGATCTAAAGCATCTATAACGAAGATAAGCGAATCTGCATATCTAATCTCAGAGATCACGGCATGGAATACCTCTATAAGCTCGCTAGGCATTTTCCTTATAAATCCTATTGTATCTGTGAATATGATCCTTCCACATGGTGTATCTCCACCCCCGCTCTTAGGTGAAAGGGTTTTGAAGGGCATGGGCCCTGTGGGCTTTCTATCCCCAGTTAGCCTGTTATAAAGGGTTGTCTTGCCCGCGCATGTGTAGCCTATTATAGCTACATGTGGATATCCCTTCTTAGTCCTTGAGAGGACGAGCCTCTCCCTCCTAGCCTTTATAGCTGCGAGCTCCCTAGAGATCCTAACCTCTTTCATCCTCAAAGCCCTTAAAAGGCTCTCATACCCATAAGCACCTGGCCCCATAAAGCCTACTTGCTCACCCAGCTTTGTCATTCTAATGTACTCCTTAACAACCGGGATCATATGCTTTGAGTGGGAGAGCTCTATCTGGAGCTTAGCCTCCTTAGTACCAGCGTGGATCTCGAAGATCTTTAAGAGGAGGAGCACTAAATCCCAAACATCACATCCAAGATCCTTTGATAAGTTATAGAACTGCCAGGGCTTTAGCTTATCATAAACCACTATTAGATCTGGTTTCTCTCCATTTGAAATCATCTTCTTAACAATCTCCTCCTGAATATAGTATCTATGATTAGGCCTTCTAACAAACAGAGGCTCTACACTATCTATACCCAGTGTTTTCACAAGTGATACAGCTTCATCTAGGTATTTACGCTCGTCTCTCCTTATAGCTAGAATAACCTTTCTATATCTACCCGCATCCAGGCTCTGCATCCACCACATTAAATATACATTAAGCCCTATTTAACGATACCAGATTGTGGTTAGAGAGGATGGTTAAAAAGAAATATGGGGATAGCTCATGCATAGAGTTGGGCTAGTCTTATCATCTCTTAGGCTCTTTAACTATGGTTCTAGCCTGTTCTCTAAAGTAGTTTAGGAGATAGTAGGGGCCACCAACACCTCTTCCAGTAGCTCCGCTAGCTTTCCACCCAACGAATGTCTGTGCACCTGGCCAAGCACCTGTTGTAGAGCCTCCCCTTCTATTAGCATATGTAACGCCGAACTCTATCTTTCTGAAGAATAGCTCATATTCGCTCTCATCCTCAGTGAAGATCCCTGCTGTTAGCCCATATTCTGTGTTGTTAGCCTTCTCAATAGCCTCCTCCAAGGTATCGAATTCAGAGACTAAGAGTATTGGTAGGAAGAGCTCTTGCTTCCAGAGATAGTGATCCTCAGGAACACCGATGATTACAGTTGGCTCTACATAGAATCCCCTCGCATAGAACCCCTCTTCGAGAACCCTTCCCCCAACTAGGATTTTGCCACCTGCTTTTACGGCATCCTCTATATATTTTCTGTAGTTCTCAACAGCCCTTCTATTTATCACAGGGCCTAGGAAAACCTCTCTCCTCCTAGGATCTCCCACCACTACCTTCTTAACCCTTTCAACTAGTTTCGCTATGAACTCATCCCTTATCCTTCTATCTACATATAGCCTTGATGTTGCACTACACTTCTGCCCCCCATATCCGAATGCAGCCCTCACAGTACCTTCAACAGCTTTATCGAGATCTGCTTTAGCAGTAACTATAGTTGGGTTCTTACTCCCCATCTCAAGCACTATTGGCTTTGGATATGGCTGCTCCGAGGTGAATCTCCTATATAGCCTCATACCAACATCTCTAGAACCTGTGAATGCTATTCCAGCAACTAGTCTATGGGATACAAATACATCCTCGAACTCCTCACCAGGGCCTGTAACTAGGTTAAGCACTCCTGGTGGGATTCCACCATCCATATATATTTTATATAGTAATGTAGCTGTTAGAGGTGCCTCACTAGTAGGCTTCCAAACAACTGTGTTGCCTGTGAGGAGGGCTCCCAGCATCATTCCATTTGCAAGCATTAATGGGAAGTTAAAGGGCGATATAACTACCCACACGCCATAGGGTCTAGCAACGCTCCAGGTCTCCTCTCCAGGCGCTCCAGGCATCATCTTCTTTATATATCCATTCTCCCTCTCCATTAGATCGGTATAGTATCTTATCGCATCTATAGCCTCGTGAACCTCGGCTAGGGCTTCGAGCCTGTTTTTACCAACCTCATATGTTATTGCTGCTGCAAGCTCGAATCTCCTGGCCTCAATTATATCAGCTATCTTCCTAAAGATTCTCACCCTATCTCTCCAATTACTCTCTCCCCACTCCTTGAAGGCTTCATAAGCTGCCTTTAGAGCCTCAACAGCGTGATCCCTAGAACCCCTCTGGAACCTCCCAATAAGGATACTAGTATCTATTGGGCTCCTCTTCTCAAACTCCTTATCACTATAGACCTCCTTACCAGCTATATACATCGAATATCTCTTACCCAGAAGCTCCTTCTCAACGGTGGAGAGGGTCTCCTCATACTTAGGATGTATCGATTCATCTGCTAAGAGGGTTACATATGTTATTTTATGGCTACTCAAACCATCCACCAGAGTTTCTATTGCTAGAAGAGATATATCTTTAAAGAGGAAAACACTCTATTCAGATCCCATGTTGATGGGGGATTCTATTTTTAAGGCTTATAGGGTGGATTAGATACTCTATAGAGGTTAAAATGGCTATTTTAAGCATCACCATGGAGATCGCTTTAGAAGAAGTTCCAATATATGCAGGCGGTCTAGGCGTTCTAGAGGGGGATAAGTTCTACGCAATGGCTAGGAAGGGGCTAGAGTACTATGTGATTACATTATTTCATAGGAATGGCTATGTTGAATATGAATATAGAGATGGCTCTTTCATCGAGAAGGATCAAGAGCCTGTGATATCCCAGATCGAGGGTAAGCTTAAAAAGGAGAAAGAGCTGGCAGTTACCACAAAACTATATGGAGAGATAAGGGTCGAACCACTTGTCTATGAGATGGGGAAGGCTAAGGCGATCTATTTAAAGCCTGTGTATCCTGATAATATAGCATATATAGCTAGAAGGCTATATATAGAGGATTCGCCGGAGCAGGCTATAACTAAATATATAGTCCTCGCTAGATCCTCCGCCCAATATATAAGGGAGAGGATAGGTGTTGATAAAATAGAGTATATAGATCTTCAGGAGAGCAATGCCTCCCTAGCCGCTCTAGCTTTAAAAGAGATTAGAGATCGGGTGAGGCTTGTGATCCATACCCCAGGGCCTTGGGGCCATCCTATGATCCCCGGTGAGATTGTTGGAAAGGAGTTTGAAGTAGATGTTGGGAGCGGGCTTAAGAGGCTAACAGATATAGTTCTAGACCATGTTGAGAGAGGATATGCTGTATCTAGAAAACATCTCGAGACACTCTCAAGAATCTTTCCCCAGCACTATTGGAAGCTGAGCTATGTTAGAAACGGTGTTGATCTTGATAGGTGGAGCCATAAGGAGATAAAATCACTGGCATCCAAGGGTTTAAGGAATATAGGGTTATATGAGTTTAAAAGGGCCAGAGATAGTGCTAGGGAGGATCTAATATCTCTTTTAAGATCTAAGAAGCCTGGGGTCAGAGTTGGAAGAGCTATAGTAGCCTGGGCTAGAAGGATTACTAGGTATAAGAGACCCTATCTTGTTGAGAGGCTTATAGGGGAACTGGGTAGGGAGTTAGATGTAACATTCGTCCTAGCTGGCAAGGCTCATCCACGGGATGGAGATGGTAGGGAGATGATGATGCGATTTAGAAAGCTTCATGAGGAGATGGATAACGTTGTATATATATATGATTATGGCTTAGAAGAGGCAAGAACAATACTAAGCGGTGCAGATCTACTGCTATTCACACCATTTCCAGGGTGGGAGGCCTGTGGTACGAGCTATATGAAGGCTGGGATCAACGGAGTCCCAACTCTATCCTCAAGGGATGGTGGTGTGCTAGAAACAATAATAGATAGATACAATGGATGGTTATTCGGCTTGGAGGTTACACAGTTTATAAATATATATGAAGATACCGCAAGCGTATCTAAAATAGATGAAGAGGACTATAGAGATCTTAGGAAAAAGCTTATAGAGATCCTGAGCATTATAGAGAAGGATTTAGATATATATTTAGAAATATCTCTTAATGCTTTAAAAAGCTTCAGAATATCCTCAGACATATATAGAGCTCTAGAGGAATATGGCTATATTAGGGGAGCCCGGGCTTCATAGAGCATAAGTTTTTCAAATATCTATCCTTAGTTTCATAGAGATCCAATAATTTAGGATTACAGCTGCAAGCCTTGCCCTTTAGGGTAGGGATGAGACCGGCTATATCCTCCTCTTTTATATATCTGGCTTAGTATAGAGTTTGTATTATGGATCTCCAATCAGATCTTTTTAACATCTATCACAACATTGTTTGGTTCATTTATCTTTAATGTGAGAAATAATTCGATATTTAAAGGCGATGGATATGTATTAGATGCTCACTATTTAATAATCTAGTATCTCATTAATTCATATGAGGAGGTGAAGAAGCTATGGCAAGTGAGCAATGGGTTCTCCCAGGAACTATGTTAGGCGTTATTGAAGAATATTTTCCTGGGAGTAATGTGTATGAGCTTAATGGAAAGCTATATTCAAGCGTTATTGGCTCTCCAAAGCTTGATATGGTTAGAAGGGTTGTGTGGGTGGAACCTAGAAGCAAGATCCAGATGCCAACACCTGGCTCGATGGTATATGCGTATGTAATAAGTGTTAGAGATGAATCCTCTCTTCTAAGGATCATCGCTTCAGATCTTAGGAAACCATATAAGCAGGGGTATGCGGGCATCCTACATATATCTCAGGCTAGGCAGGATCCTAGTGAGAGGAGTCTTCTAGATATAATAAGAATCGGAGATCTAGTATATGCTAAGGTTTTATCGAGGAATAATCCATATATCTTATCTTTGAGAGCCCCAAAAGCAGGGGTTGTTCTTACAATGTGCCCGAAATGTGCTAGCTATATGAGACCAAAGGGTGGGAAGCTAGTATGCCCAAGATGCGGGTTTGAGGATAGCAGGAGGATCTCACCACTCTATATAACGATATAGGATGCCTAGTATGCCCAGGCTGGGTTTTTCTGTTTGGAGAGAGGATGCTAAGAGGATCTCGGAGCTGGTTTCTAAACTCATAGAAGCTGGCTATGATCATGTTGAAGTGAGTATCGAAAGCCCAATGGATCTAGAGGATCCTGGGTTATCTCTCATAATAAACACTATCAGGGGTGCAGGTCTCAGCATAGGCTTCCATGCCCCGTGGAAGGAAATATATATAGCATCTCCTGTGGAGGAGATAAGATCTGCTGCCGTTGATGTCATAGCTAAGGTTTTAAGGACTATCCTTAGATTCGAGCCTGAATATTTTGTCCTACACGGCTCTAGCGAGCAGAATATCTGCTCCAAAAACGAAGATCTATGTCTAGCTCAGTTAGGGAAATCCATGGAATCCCTTTTAAAGATATATGGGAACATATATATAGAGACGATTCAAGGTATATGTTGTGGGAAGATCTCGCAGATCTTAAAGCTTATGGAAATATATAGAGAGCTTAGAGCCTGTCTAGACCTAGCACATATAGCTGTGGAAAACATGGTTAAGGGTAAGAATAAATGGCCATCAAGGATAGCTGATGCTCTAAACGAGATCCCAGAATCCGTGGGCAAAAGATCACCATTGATCCATTTACATGGCCTGAAGGGCGGAGATAAGAGGGTGAGGACGCACTATGACTTCTCCTACACGCCTCTAGGGGCTGAGGATATTGCTAGGGCTGCTAGGTTATGGGGTGTTAAATATATAGTTTTCGAGGTATTCTATAGATCAGCAGGCGATCCTATAGAACCATCAGATCTATATGAAGAGATTAAAAAAATGCGAGGATGGCTCTCACTACTAGGAGGCTCAACTTAAAAGTCTCCAAAGACATTGTAGGTGGGAAGGAGTTGGGCGTTCTAGATGCGTTAGCATCTATAGGGGAGTACATACCTGGTGTGCCTAAGCCTGCTGTGAAGCCTAGCCTGGGAATCAGATTTCTATATACCTTCCTAGCTGTTGCTATATACGTATTAATGGCGTCCACCCCTATCTATGGGATCCAGCATACTGCTGGCGCTGCAGCAGCCCTCCCAACAATCGTGCAGATTGTATTCGCATCTTCCCAAGGCACCCTTGCCCAGCTTGGTATAGGGCCTATAGTTACTGCTGGCCTTATAATGCAGATCCTTGTTGGATCTAAACTCATAGATCTAGATCTCTCAAAACCTGAGGGGAGGAGAACATTCACCCTAGCCCAGAAATCCCTCTCACTAATAATAGCCGGTGTAGAGGCTGGAGGCTTCGTGATAGTCGGATCTAACTTCTGGGAGCTCACAGGGCCTAACCCCGTGTTTGATGTTGCCGCGAGCCCCCTGATAAGATTCGTTGTATGGCTGCAGCTCGTAAGTGCAACGCTTATAGTGATTCTCTTGGATGAGATGCTTCAGAAGGGCTGGGGGATAGGGAGTGGGATATCTCTCTTCATACTAACTGGAACCGCTGGCGTTATAGTTAATGATCTCTTCTCGCCCTTCCCAGTATCAACAGGCTCTCAGGAGCCTCTTGGCTTTATACCATATATAACATATAGCTTGATGGGTGGAAGCCTAACCATCGAGAATCTATTTGTTAGATATAACCCAAATCTGGGGTATCTACCCGCTCTTATGGGGCTTCTATCCTTTATAATAATGGCGGTTGTTCTGATCTATCTACAGAGGATGAAGGTATATATCCCAGTAACTACTCAGAGGCTGAGGGGGCTCAAGACAAGGGTGCCTCTACAGTTCCTCTACGTAACCAACATGCCAGTGCTCCTTGTCTCGATACTATTCTCGGATCTCCTGATCTTCAGGGCGATATTAGGTGGAACAGGTGCTAGCAGTATCTTGGATCAGGTGCTTCTCTACCTAACACCTCCCCGGGGATATCTAGAGCTGATAGCTAACCCAACCAGGGTAGCGGTTTACACCGTGATCTTCACCTTGCTAGCCCTCGCATTTGCCTTTATGTGGGTCGAGGTAGCTGGTCTCAACCCATCTGGGCAGGCTGAGAAGATAATACAGTCGGGGCTAGAGATTCCAGGGCTTAGAAGGAATCCCAAGGTGCTAGAGATCCTCCTTGGAAGATATATCTACCCACTAACCCTTCTAAGCACGCTAATAGTTGTTGCTCTAGTTATAATCGCTGATCTAACACTAGCATATGGCTCTGGTGTTGGGATACTGCTATCGATAGGTATAGTTGAGCAGTATTACCTATTGATAGTAAGAGAGAGAGCTATCGAGGCGTATCCAGCGCTTAAGAAGATACTTGGAGAATAATTCAAGAACTTTTTAACCTCCACACATATGATCATATGGATGTGTTTTGGAGAAAACAGCATATGATCAGCTTTACAATGTGATTAGAAGAGGTCATAATAGGAAGGATAGAAAAAGCTCAGCGGTTGAGGAGTACCTCGAGACGATCCACGAGCTTGAGAAGATAATGGGATGGGTCAGAATAAAGGATCTATCGAAGATATTGAATGTGAAACCAAGCAGCGTTACCAAAACAATAAAAAAGCTACACTCAGAAGGCCTAGTTATATATGAAAGATACAGAGGTGTTAGACTTAGCGCATCAGGCATCGAAGCTGTGCACAAGCTTGGAAGAAAACACAAGATCCTAGCGGAGCTCTTAAAAGAAGCAGGCTTAGAAGAGATCGAGGCCCAGGCGGAGGCTGAAAGGCTAGAGCATATCATACCGGATAACCTCATAGAGCGTCTAGAAAGACTTCTCAAGAAATATAGAGAAATAATGAGCATATGTAGAGAAAACCGTGTACAAGGATAAAGCTGGTTATAAGGTATATTTCAATATCATGCAAGTAGTGAAAGAGAAAGATCCATGTAAATCCCCTTTTCTATTAAAATCATAATACACTATCTCTATAAACTCCTATGTTGCTCGGCTCTACTTTTAATTCTCCTACTTAGATCTCTAGCCATATCCTCAACCCTTATATATCTGCCCAGCCCTGTTCTAACCCCTACTACAGTTACTTGAAGCGGCATGTATCCATTCTCCTCTAGGAAGCCTATATCACCTAGTATCTCTTCTACGTCTCCATCTCTCACTATAGATCCATGTTTCATAACAACTACTCTATCAGCTACCTCACCTATCAATTGTAGATCATGTGCTATTAGAATTATTGAGTGGCCCTCCATTACTAGCTTTCTAAGTATTTGGAGCATCTGAAGAGATCTTCTATAATCTATTCCTGCAAAGGGCTCATCCAAGATAATTACGTCTGGCTTGAGAGCCAGCACTGTTGCTATTGCTAGTCTGTGCCTCTCGCCAAAGCTTAGAATATGTGGAGAGAGTGTTAGCGGTTTCCTAAGATCTACTGCCTTTAAGGCATATTCGATTCTTTCATCAATCTCCTCCTTACTATAGCCTAGCTTTTTAAGTCCAGATGCTATTTCATCATATATTGTTGCTGCAAATATCTGTGAATCTGGGTTTTGGAAGACATATCCGACATGCCTAGCTATCTTTGATGTAGGAGTTCTCCTAGTATCCATTCCAAGGACTTTTACAAAGCCTCTATGGGGCTTTAGAAGGCCGTTTAAATGCTTCGCAAGTGTTGTTTTTCCAGCCCCGCTTTCTCCTATTAATCCTATAAACTCTCCTCTCGATATATTTAGGCTAACGTCTTTTAGAGCCCACTCACTTCCTTGGCTATATCTATACCACAGGTTTTTAGCTTCTATTAGTATATCCAAGATGATCACCAAGGATTCTCTTAATAGCATCTATACCTTCACTAACGGTTACGGGGATTCTGTGGATCTCTAAGCCCTCCTCGGCTAGTCTATAGAAGACCTCGCTAATCATGGGAGGTCTAATACCTGTCCTTCTCACGAGATCAGGATCTCCGAAGACTTCTCTAGGATCTCCGAACGCTTCTATTCTACCATTATTCATTATAGCAATCTTATCAGCAACCTCAACAGCCCATTCTATTCTATGCTCGACAACGATCACCGTGATCCTTGCTTCCCTCTTAAGCCTCTCTATTAGGCCTAAGACTCTAGCAGTGCCTATGTGATCCAGCATTGATGTTGGCTCATCGAGGATCAGGATTCTGGGCTTTAGAGCAAGTACAGATGCTATGGCAAGGATCTGTTTTTCACCAGCTGATAGAGATCTTGGAGATTGTCTAGCCTTCCCCTCTAATCCAACATATCTGATCACATCCCAAGCCCTCGCAAGGATCTCTTCCCTCGGAAGACCTAGATTCTCTAGACCCATAATTACCTCCTCGAGCACTGTGGGCATTAGAAGCTGGGAATCTGGGTTTTGAAAGACGAAGCCAACATTTCTCACAATATCCTCAGGACGTAAGTTCAGGATTTCTCTCCCAAGCACCCTTACAGATCCCTTTATCTCTCCTTTAATCATATTTGGTATAATTCCTGCTAATATATAGAGGAGCGTTGATTTACCACATCCAGAAGGCCCCATTATCGCTACAAATTCACCCTCTCTGATATTGATGTTTACACCTCTCAAGACCCAATCCTCTGAGAGTGGGTATCTGAACCATAGATCCTCAATCTCTATTGCATAGCCCAAAGCCATAGCCTCCCTATAGGGGTTTTGGGATAAGGCTATATAGTGAGAAGCCCATTAACCTATAAACGGCTATAGAGGTATATATTGCTATAATCAATATAGATGCTAATGTATCTTTTCTACCCCATTGGAGGGGAAAGGCATAGCTTCTAACCCTCGAATATCCAAAGCCCCTTACCATTAGAGTTATGCTTAGCTCCCATGCAAGGCTCATTATCCTTATGATCAGGGGTATGAAGACAGGGATCATGTTGGAAACCCTTTTAACCGGGTTCTTAGAATCCACCTCTATCCCTCTAGCTTTCTGCACATCCATTATATTTCTGATCTCCGTAACAGCTAGTGTAAGCATTCTAAGTGATAGGAGGAACATAAAGCCAGCTTTATATGGTAGCCCCAGCTTTGTAGATACCTGGATAAGATCGTATGGCTTAACTGTTGAGAGAAAGATTGTCATGGCGATTACTGGATTCACTATTAAGAAGAACTTCCCAGTCCCAACGAGGAGCCCCACATCTGTTATCCTTATACCAGCGAGGGGGAATGTAAAGAGGTACTCCCCAGTATTCTGGTAATAGCTTGCCCATACCAGAATGGCAACTAGGAAGAATATAGAGCTATAGAGGAAAGTTAATAAAAACCTTATCAAAGGAAGTCTAGCGAGGATCATTCCTATAAGCAATGAGATAAAGATCAAGGAAGATACAGAGCCA
It contains:
- a CDS encoding 30S ribosomal protein S12 → MPGKKAPSGLYAARKLERKRLKFRWSQRDFRVRMLRLKEKYDPLEGAPMARGIVLEKVGIESRQPNSALRKCVRVQLVKNGKVVTAFVPKDGGITFIDEHDEVIIAGIGGTRGKSMGDLPGVKYKVIMVNGVSLDALLKGKKQKPTR
- a CDS encoding DUF151 domain-containing protein, with the protein product MTDELLKVVDVDAYVSYAEGFNPYTVLQCTLEDGRLFNLYLVPIEIVLAMNKLKGHGIENNRETLFELLTIFSELEVLRNRIEKVVVDEVSEETHLYTAKVYIKGSGFTFVKRMIPSHAIFLAYLIGSPIYVSKDLVDRQEANEKSLEEDV
- a CDS encoding Lrp/AsnC ligand binding domain-containing protein, with the protein product MAEAFVLINTEVGGESDVLKALMEVEGVEEAYVVYGVYDVVAKIRAPDIESLKTIVTTSIRKLPKVKSTLTMVVVEGKRLEKS
- a CDS encoding GTPase; the protein is MQSLDAGRYRKVILAIRRDERKYLDEAVSLVKTLGIDSVEPLFVRRPNHRYYIQEEIVKKMISNGEKPDLIVVYDKLKPWQFYNLSKDLGCDVWDLVLLLLKIFEIHAGTKEAKLQIELSHSKHMIPVVKEYIRMTKLGEQVGFMGPGAYGYESLLRALRMKEVRISRELAAIKARRERLVLSRTKKGYPHVAIIGYTCAGKTTLYNRLTGDRKPTGPMPFKTLSPKSGGGDTPCGRIIFTDTIGFIRKMPSELIEVFHAVISEIRYADSLIFVIDALDPPEEMLEKVDTALDLLEKIGVVDKPMVIAFNKIDLLEGIDRRKEIEDLVRGAMESRGFKPHKFSWISASKAINIEELLMVVCTTIGINNINAPSRFYQ
- a CDS encoding aldehyde dehydrogenase family protein, whose translation is MSSHKITYVTLLADESIHPKYEETLSTVEKELLGKRYSMYIAGKEVYSDKEFEKRSPIDTSILIGRFQRGSRDHAVEALKAAYEAFKEWGESNWRDRVRIFRKIADIIEARRFELAAAITYEVGKNRLEALAEVHEAIDAIRYYTDLMERENGYIKKMMPGAPGEETWSVARPYGVWVVISPFNFPLMLANGMMLGALLTGNTVVWKPTSEAPLTATLLYKIYMDGGIPPGVLNLVTGPGEEFEDVFVSHRLVAGIAFTGSRDVGMRLYRRFTSEQPYPKPIVLEMGSKNPTIVTAKADLDKAVEGTVRAAFGYGGQKCSATSRLYVDRRIRDEFIAKLVERVKKVVVGDPRRREVFLGPVINRRAVENYRKYIEDAVKAGGKILVGGRVLEEGFYARGFYVEPTVIIGVPEDHYLWKQELFLPILLVSEFDTLEEAIEKANNTEYGLTAGIFTEDESEYELFFRKIEFGVTYANRRGGSTTGAWPGAQTFVGWKASGATGRGVGGPYYLLNYFREQARTIVKEPKR
- a CDS encoding glycogen/starch/alpha-glucan phosphorylase, with amino-acid sequence MAILSITMEIALEEVPIYAGGLGVLEGDKFYAMARKGLEYYVITLFHRNGYVEYEYRDGSFIEKDQEPVISQIEGKLKKEKELAVTTKLYGEIRVEPLVYEMGKAKAIYLKPVYPDNIAYIARRLYIEDSPEQAITKYIVLARSSAQYIRERIGVDKIEYIDLQESNASLAALALKEIRDRVRLVIHTPGPWGHPMIPGEIVGKEFEVDVGSGLKRLTDIVLDHVERGYAVSRKHLETLSRIFPQHYWKLSYVRNGVDLDRWSHKEIKSLASKGLRNIGLYEFKRARDSAREDLISLLRSKKPGVRVGRAIVAWARRITRYKRPYLVERLIGELGRELDVTFVLAGKAHPRDGDGREMMMRFRKLHEEMDNVVYIYDYGLEEARTILSGADLLLFTPFPGWEACGTSYMKAGINGVPTLSSRDGGVLETIIDRYNGWLFGLEVTQFINIYEDTASVSKIDEEDYRDLRKKLIEILSIIEKDLDIYLEISLNALKSFRISSDIYRALEEYGYIRGARAS
- a CDS encoding exosome complex RNA-binding protein Csl4; the protein is MASEQWVLPGTMLGVIEEYFPGSNVYELNGKLYSSVIGSPKLDMVRRVVWVEPRSKIQMPTPGSMVYAYVISVRDESSLLRIIASDLRKPYKQGYAGILHISQARQDPSERSLLDIIRIGDLVYAKVLSRNNPYILSLRAPKAGVVLTMCPKCASYMRPKGGKLVCPRCGFEDSRRISPLYITI
- a CDS encoding TIM barrel protein; translated protein: MPRLGFSVWREDAKRISELVSKLIEAGYDHVEVSIESPMDLEDPGLSLIINTIRGAGLSIGFHAPWKEIYIASPVEEIRSAAVDVIAKVLRTILRFEPEYFVLHGSSEQNICSKNEDLCLAQLGKSMESLLKIYGNIYIETIQGICCGKISQILKLMEIYRELRACLDLAHIAVENMVKGKNKWPSRIADALNEIPESVGKRSPLIHLHGLKGGDKRVRTHYDFSYTPLGAEDIARAARLWGVKYIVFEVFYRSAGDPIEPSDLYEEIKKMRGWLSLLGGST
- the secY gene encoding preprotein translocase subunit SecY, with amino-acid sequence MALTTRRLNLKVSKDIVGGKELGVLDALASIGEYIPGVPKPAVKPSLGIRFLYTFLAVAIYVLMASTPIYGIQHTAGAAAALPTIVQIVFASSQGTLAQLGIGPIVTAGLIMQILVGSKLIDLDLSKPEGRRTFTLAQKSLSLIIAGVEAGGFVIVGSNFWELTGPNPVFDVAASPLIRFVVWLQLVSATLIVILLDEMLQKGWGIGSGISLFILTGTAGVIVNDLFSPFPVSTGSQEPLGFIPYITYSLMGGSLTIENLFVRYNPNLGYLPALMGLLSFIIMAVVLIYLQRMKVYIPVTTQRLRGLKTRVPLQFLYVTNMPVLLVSILFSDLLIFRAILGGTGASSILDQVLLYLTPPRGYLELIANPTRVAVYTVIFTLLALAFAFMWVEVAGLNPSGQAEKIIQSGLEIPGLRRNPKVLEILLGRYIYPLTLLSTLIVVALVIIADLTLAYGSGVGILLSIGIVEQYYLLIVRERAIEAYPALKKILGE